The DNA region CATGCTCGTATCTATGCACCAACTTTAGGAGGAGTATTGATTTTCATATAAATATTCTAGGAGTCCTATGTTTGGTAGGTTTAGGATTTGTAATTAATTGTGAACTTTAGCATTTAGTTTTTCTATCTTTCGTAGATTACCGTCCTTGTATCGTTGATTAACTTCCATGTATTGTAGATTCCCTTCCTTACATTGTAGATTCCCTTCCTTCCTTGTATTGTAGATTACCTTCCTTGTAATTAAATGTAAATTTTAGGATTTACTTTCCTAGTAAAATAAGGCTTGTGTGCCAGTATTGTATATATTATAAACTCTATATATAAGATGGATAAActaacgagagagagagagggagagagatggaaACCATTCTTCTAGTTTTCGTCATCGCGATCGTCATGGCACTTCTGTATATTTTCTGCAGATTAATATTTTCTCTCTGGGGTTTCCCAATTCTTGCATACAGGAAGCTCAAGAAAAATGGGTTGGATGGTCCCTCTCCAAGGTTTCCATTCGGAAATCTGAGTGAGATGAAAAAGAAGACCATCAATTTTCAAAGTTCAAATATCTCCCATGACATACACTcaactctttttcctttttttactcGCTGGCAAAACTCTTTCGGTAAGTAAACTCACACGCTTAAGTGCCCGTTTGAAAACCATCTCAAAACACATTTGCATGCCCAAATATTCATGTCAATAAATGATAAATGTTTGTATAAAATGATTGATTTGTGTTTGTGTATATTTGCAGGAAAGACGTTCGTTTATTGGTTGGGGACTGAGCCATTTTTGTACATAGCAGATCCAGAGCTACTGAAAAAACTGTCTGCGGAGGTGACAGCAAAGAACTGGGGGAAGCCAGCGGTGTTCCGACGCGATAGAGCCCCGATGTTCGGTAATGGCCTAGTCATGTCCGAAGGGAAAGACTGGGTTCGTCACCGCCATGTTATCACTCCTGCTTTTAACCCAACAAACTTGAAGGTATACACTCTCGCTCTTTCTATGTATATGCAGATCAAACGCATACTATATCAGATACAGTACTTGATATTATGAGTTGCCCATTTTCGCTTTGTTTATGAATTCAGGCAATGGCGAGCTTAATCGTGGAGACCACCATCAAAATGCTAGACAATTGGAAAGATTCCGGTGCTCAAGAAATCGACGTCGAGAGAGAAATCACAGCAACCTCCGGAGACATCATCGCCAAGACCGGCTTTGGCATCAGCTACCAAAGTGGCCGCCTAGTGTTCGAAAAACTAAGATCCTTGCAAATGACACTCTTCAAAACGAGCCGTCTTGTGGGAGTTCCTTTCGGAAAAATTATGCACCCTAAGGAAACCCTAAAGGCCAGAAAACTTGGGCAAGAAATCAACCAATTGTTCTTGTCAATCATTGACGAAAGGCAAAAATCCATCAAAGGGTCGACGCCGCAGTGCGACCTGCTTGGCTTGTTGCTTAAGGAGAGTGAACGAGGCTTCACAACACAAGAACTTGTGGATGAGTGCAAGACATTTTTCTTTGGAGGTCATGAGACAACTGCATTGGCAATCACATGGACAATGTTGCTTCTGGCCACCCACCAGGATTGGCAACATCAATTGAGAGAGGAGAGTAGGGAAGTGGTCGGAGATAATAAAGAAATTGATGTGGACATGCTTTCCGAACTAAAGAAGGTAAAACTTTCCTTTGCCCCGTGTGGTGGGCTCGATGGGACAAGTTATAGTCAATTAAAATAGAATTGAGTCAAGTCTGTTGTTTGTTGTGTCACAATGTGAGATGAATAGGACTGGACATGATGGGTTGTGAATTCACAATAAAGTGAATTATCTAACTTATCCTTATACATGAGTTACAAGTTATGTCTTACAAGTTCATACCCATCCAATCTTATCCCTAGGCCCAATCCCATCCAGCTCACCAAACGGGCCATTTTTGCCTTTTTATTTTGGTAAGATGCTTTTATTCAAACACCATAATTGATTGTGCTTAATTTAATTATGCAGATGGGATGGGTGATGAATGAAGCCTTACGACTATACCCTTCATCACCAAATGCACAAAGGCAAGCCAAAGCCGACATTCATGTGAGCGACAACCTGTCCATTCCGAGTGGAACAAACATGTGGATTGACATCGTCGGCATGCACCACGACCCGGCCCTGTGGGGCGAGGACGTCAACGAGTTCAAGCCGGAGAGGTTCAAGGACGACATCCACGGCGGGTGCAAGCACAAGATGGGGTACTTGCCTTTCGGGTTTGGAGGGAGAATGTGCATTGGTCGAAACTTGACTTTCTTGGAGTACAAGATAGTTCTAACCCTAATTCTAACTAGGTTTTCTTTTACCATCTCTCCAACTTATAGCCACTCGCCTTCCGTTGAGCTCACTCTGAGGCCTTCCTATGGCCTGCCTCTAGCACTCCAGCCCCTCTAGGCACTTGGATTCCACGATCTTATCACTCCTAATCCTTATTGGAGATTAGAAGCATTGATATCTCGaataaaaagcaaaagaaacaaATACATTTATAGTTCAACTTGCAAAGGATATTTGTAGCCCGTCGTCCTTCCGTGCAAGTTTTATTTCACTTCGAAGACAGAAGACGAGTATAATCACAAGCACTACAGATAGAAGAGAATGTGAGAAACGATCATTTAAACGTCATACAAACCATCCTTTAAGTAGTCGAAAAACTAGCTCAATCAGTCACAGGGTCTAGCACATTTTAGTGTGATATTACTATTCGCATTTATTTGATCTCTGAGAATTGAAACGGAGTAACTCTAAAAAAGAGGTAAACTTGGTGGAAAGCGGACATGCATCCATTGCCTCTCGTGTGCCGCCAAATGTTGCCAGCCAATCTCATCGAGCAAGGAAATCGTCAGGTCGTATAACTTCTTCTTGGGAGGCTCCCCATCGTCTTGAATTACATCATTCAGAACCTGCACTTGTAAATATGATCGGTTAGATAAACTGTTCCTCTTTGACAATATTTCCGGGGAAATACAAACCTTGAAACTACAAATGACTAGAGgaccagattgtgtgtttataGAGCGTTTTGAATTCTTTTCGGGTTTATTGGCTTGGAACTTATTATATTAATGTGTTTATTGAGCTGACATACAATTAGAATTACTCGAGCAGTTCAATCAAAAGGCCTACCAGAAAGTGCAGATGATACTGATCCTATGAGATATACATGGTTTTAGGTGAGATGCAGTGTGCTTTTCCAAaggttacaacaacaacaacaacaaagcattttcccactaagtggggtcggctatatgaatcctagaacgccattgcgctcggttttgtgtcatgtcctccgttcgatccaagtactctaagtcttttcttagagtctcttctaaagttttcctaggtcttcctctaccccttcggccctgaacctctgtcccgtagtcacatcttcgaaccggagcgtcagtcggccttctttgcccatgtccaaatcaccggaaccgattttctctcatctttccttcaatttcggctactcctactttacctcggatatcctcatgcccaatcttatcctttctcgtgtgcccacacatcccacgaagcatcctcatctccgctacacccattttgtgtacgtgttgatgcttcaccgtccaacattctgtgccatacaacatcgttggccttattgtcgtcctataaaattttcccttgagcttcagtggcctacgacggtcacataacacgccagatgcactcttacacttcatccgtccaggttgtattctatggttgagatctccatctaattctccgttctcttgcaagatagatcctaggcagcaaaaacagtcgctttttgtgatcttcgctagattgctccggtcattagtgtggataagtatataaatgaatagagataggaaagcaaacacaagatgtacgtggttcacccagattgctacgtccacggaatagaagagttctcattaattgtgaagggtttacacaagtacataggttcaagctctcatttagtgagtacaagtgaatgatttagtacaaatgacattaggaaatattgtgagagaatgatctcgtaatcacgaaacttctaagtatcggagtgtggtatcgtcttgacttgccttatctgtctca from Malus domestica chromosome 01, GDT2T_hap1 includes:
- the LOC103437390 gene encoding cytokinin hydroxylase: METILLVFVIAIVMALLYIFCRLIFSLWGFPILAYRKLKKNGLDGPSPRFPFGNLSEMKKKTINFQSSNISHDIHSTLFPFFTRWQNSFGKTFVYWLGTEPFLYIADPELLKKLSAEVTAKNWGKPAVFRRDRAPMFGNGLVMSEGKDWVRHRHVITPAFNPTNLKAMASLIVETTIKMLDNWKDSGAQEIDVEREITATSGDIIAKTGFGISYQSGRLVFEKLRSLQMTLFKTSRLVGVPFGKIMHPKETLKARKLGQEINQLFLSIIDERQKSIKGSTPQCDLLGLLLKESERGFTTQELVDECKTFFFGGHETTALAITWTMLLLATHQDWQHQLREESREVVGDNKEIDVDMLSELKKMGWVMNEALRLYPSSPNAQRQAKADIHVSDNLSIPSGTNMWIDIVGMHHDPALWGEDVNEFKPERFKDDIHGGCKHKMGYLPFGFGGRMCIGRNLTFLEYKIVLTLILTRFSFTISPTYSHSPSVELTLRPSYGLPLALQPL